Proteins from one uncultured Campylobacter sp. genomic window:
- the bamD gene encoding outer membrane protein assembly factor BamD, with translation MTNLSKILSALLFIAFIGGCSGKGDGEIFNLSPEAWYSKILEDINNASMEDAEKHYTSFSSEHIASPLLEEMTLIMAWAFVEDENYEKANKYLDEYIRLYGTTQKIEYARFLKIRANFDSFSRPNRNQKLMLNSIDEIRKFIAEYPQSEYRPLLETMLTKLRLAEHQLNIDIKDLYQRTDRESSAKIYEQRIEESPLNGTDVIKPRSPWYRAIFE, from the coding sequence ATGACAAATCTAAGTAAAATTCTATCCGCTCTCCTATTTATCGCGTTTATCGGCGGTTGCAGCGGCAAGGGCGACGGCGAGATTTTTAATCTAAGCCCTGAGGCATGGTATTCTAAAATTTTAGAAGATATCAATAACGCCAGCATGGAGGATGCCGAGAAGCATTACACTAGCTTTTCTAGCGAACACATCGCTTCGCCGCTGCTTGAGGAGATGACACTCATTATGGCGTGGGCTTTTGTGGAGGATGAAAACTACGAGAAAGCAAACAAATACCTAGACGAATACATCCGCCTCTACGGCACGACGCAAAAGATCGAATACGCGAGATTTCTAAAGATCAGAGCAAATTTCGACTCCTTTAGCCGCCCAAATCGCAACCAAAAGCTAATGCTAAACAGCATCGACGAAATTCGAAAATTTATAGCTGAATATCCGCAGAGCGAGTATCGTCCACTACTTGAGACGATGCTAACAAAGCTACGCCTTGCCGAGCATCAGCTAAATATCGACATAAAAGACCTTTACCAGCGCACCGACCGCGAAAGTTCTGCCAAAATTTACGAGCAGCGCATCGAAGAATCCCCGCTAAACGGCACCGACGTAATCAAACCGCGCTCGCCTTGGTATCGCGCGATTTTTGAGTAG
- the lon gene encoding endopeptidase La, with product MQLMQNTTFPSDLPIIVEDELFLYPFMIAPLFIGDEHNKKALDLAAKNESMIMVVSSKSEFSGDRSFGGIYNAGVVGSVMRTVPLPDGRVKILFQGALKGKIVKEISQDPLIATVDIIHDERGNDQKLDALVSVLKEKTKTLSTLTHFFPNDLLKTIDDGTDAARVCDLILSALRLKKQVAYSFFTESNLQKRLFNLINYISDEIEAQRLEKEIKSKVHSKIDKTNKEYFLKEQLKQIQKELGGDADRDVEIEEYRKKLEAKKPYLGEDAYKEIKKQIDKFARLHPDSADAGLVQSYLDWVLEVPFEKTAKHKMSIEGVTAQLNKDHHSLKKPKARIEEYFALKQLLELRGTSGKKSKEDGKNGGAILCFYGPPGVGKTSLANSIATALKRKLIRIALGGLEDVNELRGHRRTYIGAMPGRIVQGLIEANQMNPVIVLDEIDKISSSYKGDPTAVLLEILDPEQNSSFRDYYLNFNIDLSKIIFIATANDVSLIPAPLRDRMEFIELSSYTPQEKFQIAKDYLIPQELQRHGLKSADVAINPAALSEIIEEYTRESGVRNLRRQIAAIFRKVAVKILKDKEFKKIVVTTKNLSEFLNKKVFEIDEVEKCDQIGIVNGLAWTAVGGDVLKIEAVKIKGKGAMTITGQLGDVMKESAQIAFSVVKVLIDEGKLQAGQDADRGAAKASRGGKNSALRANSGASKSPAAAQNLGAEGNSESSEQIYNKFDLHIHVPEGATPKDGPSAGITMSTAIASILSERKVRADLAMTGEITLSGKVLPIGGLKEKLIAAHKAKIAEVLIPRKNYERDLAEIPDEVKNDLKITPVERIEEVLKLALV from the coding sequence ATGCAACTGATGCAAAATACAACCTTCCCTAGCGATCTGCCTATCATCGTCGAGGACGAGCTATTTTTATATCCGTTTATGATAGCGCCCCTTTTCATCGGCGACGAGCATAACAAAAAGGCTCTCGATCTAGCCGCCAAAAACGAATCTATGATAATGGTCGTAAGCTCAAAGTCGGAATTTAGCGGCGATAGAAGCTTCGGCGGTATCTATAACGCAGGCGTCGTGGGCTCTGTGATGAGAACCGTGCCGCTTCCCGACGGTCGGGTTAAAATTTTATTTCAAGGCGCACTAAAAGGTAAAATCGTAAAAGAAATTTCGCAAGATCCGCTAATCGCCACCGTAGATATCATCCATGACGAGCGCGGCAATGACCAAAAATTAGACGCGCTTGTAAGCGTGCTGAAAGAAAAAACTAAGACGCTTAGCACGCTCACGCATTTTTTCCCGAACGATCTGCTAAAAACCATCGACGACGGCACCGACGCCGCGCGCGTCTGCGATCTGATTTTAAGCGCACTGCGGCTAAAAAAGCAGGTAGCCTACTCGTTTTTTACCGAGAGCAACTTGCAAAAGCGCCTTTTCAACCTCATCAACTACATCTCCGACGAGATCGAAGCGCAGAGGCTCGAAAAGGAGATCAAAAGCAAGGTTCATTCCAAGATCGATAAGACAAACAAAGAGTATTTTTTAAAAGAGCAGCTCAAACAGATCCAAAAGGAGCTAGGCGGCGACGCCGATCGCGATGTCGAGATCGAGGAGTACCGCAAAAAGCTGGAAGCCAAAAAGCCCTATTTGGGCGAGGATGCCTACAAAGAGATCAAAAAGCAGATCGATAAATTTGCCCGCCTCCATCCGGACAGCGCCGATGCGGGGCTAGTGCAGAGCTATCTGGACTGGGTTTTGGAGGTACCTTTTGAAAAGACCGCCAAGCATAAGATGTCCATCGAGGGCGTCACCGCGCAGCTAAACAAAGACCATCACTCCCTGAAAAAGCCCAAGGCGCGTATCGAGGAGTATTTCGCGCTAAAGCAGCTTTTAGAGCTTCGCGGCACAAGCGGCAAGAAGAGCAAAGAGGACGGTAAAAACGGCGGCGCGATCTTGTGCTTCTACGGCCCTCCCGGCGTAGGCAAGACGAGCCTTGCAAACTCCATTGCGACCGCGCTTAAGCGCAAACTCATCCGCATCGCTTTGGGCGGGCTTGAGGACGTAAACGAGCTGCGCGGACACCGCCGCACCTACATCGGCGCAATGCCGGGCCGTATCGTGCAAGGCCTCATCGAGGCAAATCAGATGAACCCCGTCATCGTGCTTGATGAGATCGATAAAATTTCAAGCTCATACAAGGGCGATCCGACGGCGGTTCTGCTTGAAATTTTAGACCCCGAGCAAAACTCGAGCTTTAGGGATTACTATCTAAATTTCAACATCGATCTTAGCAAGATCATCTTTATCGCCACGGCGAACGACGTATCTCTCATACCTGCGCCGCTGCGCGATAGGATGGAGTTTATCGAGCTTAGCTCATACACGCCGCAGGAGAAATTTCAGATCGCTAAGGACTATCTGATCCCTCAGGAGCTGCAGCGCCATGGCTTAAAATCCGCCGACGTAGCGATCAACCCCGCCGCCCTTTCCGAGATCATCGAAGAGTACACGCGCGAAAGCGGCGTGCGAAACCTGCGCCGCCAGATCGCTGCGATCTTCCGCAAGGTCGCGGTTAAAATTTTAAAGGACAAAGAGTTTAAAAAAATCGTCGTTACGACGAAAAATTTAAGCGAATTTCTAAATAAAAAGGTTTTCGAGATCGACGAGGTCGAAAAATGCGATCAAATCGGCATCGTAAACGGGCTTGCGTGGACTGCGGTAGGCGGCGACGTGCTCAAGATCGAAGCGGTCAAGATCAAAGGCAAGGGCGCGATGACGATCACGGGCCAGCTCGGCGACGTGATGAAAGAATCCGCGCAGATCGCCTTTAGCGTCGTAAAGGTGCTGATCGACGAGGGCAAGCTACAAGCGGGGCAAGACGCGGACAGGGGCGCGGCAAAAGCCTCACGCGGCGGCAAAAACTCCGCATTGCGCGCAAATAGCGGCGCATCTAAAAGTCCTGCGGCAGCGCAAAATTTAGGCGCAGAGGGAAATTCTGAAAGCTCGGAGCAGATTTATAATAAATTCGACCTTCACATCCACGTGCCCGAGGGTGCGACGCCGAAGGACGGACCGAGCGCGGGCATCACGATGAGCACGGCGATCGCGTCGATTTTAAGCGAGCGCAAAGTGCGCGCGGATCTTGCGATGACGGGCGAGATCACGCTAAGCGGCAAGGTGCTGCCGATTGGCGGACTCAAAGAGAAACTCATCGCCGCGCACAAAGCCAAAATCGCCGAGGTTTTGATCCCGCGCAAAAACTATGAGCGCGACCTGGCGGAGATCCCTGACGAGGTCAAAAACGATCTGAAAATAACGCCGGTAGAGCGGATCGAAGAGGTGCTGAAGCTGGCGCTAGTCTAA